In Natronococcus sp. AD-5, the genomic window CGATCCGCGCGTCGGGTGCCGCCTCGCGGTCGCGCTCCGGCGGCTCCTCGGCGATCACCGTCGCGTGGACGATGTCGTTTTCGCGGTCGACGTCGATCTCGGCGGCGACGCCGGGCTCCAGCTCGGTGACGATCTCCTCGACCGTCTCGTCGTCGAGGTCGATGCCGGCCGCCGGGAACAGGGCGTACCGATTTTCGACGGTGCCTTCGATCATGTTCGGGGCGTCCTGAAAGCCCGCCGCGAACGCGTCGAGGGTACCGGGGTCGATGCCGGGGAAGCCCGTCTCCTCGACGTCGGGCGCAAAGTAGACGAGCGGCTGGTCGGCGAGCAGTTCGAACGCCGCGCCGGCGTCTTCGCGGGCGTCGAGAAACGCCTCGGTGTCGCCCGCATCGACGTCGACGGCCGCGGTCGTCAGGTCCGCGGACTCTTCGCCGTGGGCGACCGCCGCACGGTCTTCCGCGGTCGCGTACGCGCGATCGTTCGCTTCCGCGAGACGCCAGTCGTCCCGCTCGCCGGTCTTCTCGCCCGGGTCGGGCCGGTCGAAGGATCCGACTGCGACGCCGATCAGACCGCCCGGATCCGCGACGCGAGCCACGGCGACGTGGGAGACGTCGTCGGCCTCGAGGTCGTCGAACGACCGGAGGACCTCCCGCACCTCGTAGCCGTACTCGTCCTCGGCGCCCTCGACGTCGGCGAGGAGCACCATCCGATAGTTACCGTCCGCGGCCGACTCCGCGGGGACCAACATGAGTGCGCTCTCGGCACCGTCGGCGGACTCGGAGTCGGCGCTCGAGAACTGCTTCGCGTGCGATCCGCCCGTGATGCCGGCGAGGCCGGCGGCTGTGACGGCGCTGCCGGTGAGGAAGCTCCGCCTGGAAGGCAATTTCACACCCCATTATATTTCAAAAGTAGTGTAAATAACTTTCGATGACATTATTCGAGAACTCGAGCGGTGGACGGGTTCTCTCCCGAATCGGTGCGCGGCGGGTTGCGACTCCCGTGGTTTTGGACCACCTCTCGTATCGACGTCGAGGATAGACCGCTAGTCGCGGACGCTCCTGTTCAACTCTCCCGCGTCACTGCTCGTGAAGAAGGGTGAGACCGCTAATCAAACAGCGGGAGTTCGATCGATTCGTTCTCGAGCGCGGAGACCAACGGGACCGATCACGCGCGACCGAGTCGTCGTCAGGTCCAGGCTCGAAGGCAGTCCGTCGAACAGAAGTGGAGTTCGACGGACTCCCCCGGCGTAGCGTCGACGTATGTCGTCAGCGTGTACGCGACTTCGTCGGTGCGACAGTTGTCACAGTCCATACCGGGTCGGACCACACGACAGGGTTTGACTATGCACTCGTTAGCTCGCGGCTATCGCGGTTAGTGGTCGATTACGAGAGGATAATCCGACGTTGAGACGGTGCGGTCGCCCCATCAGACCGGCGTCCCGCCCTCGGCTTCGAGCAACTCGTGGTACCGGTTGCGGATGGTGACCTCGGAGATGCTGGCGACCTCGCTGACGTCGTTCTGGGTCACCTTCTCGTTGGTCAGCAGCGCGGCGGCGTACATGGCGGCGGCGGCGAGGCCGACCGGCGACTTGCCGCTGTGGACCTCCTCTTCCTTGGCCGTCTGCAGGAGGCTGCGGGCTCGTCGCTCGGTTTCGTCCGAGAGCTCGAGGTCGCTCGCGAATCGCGGCACGTAGCTCTCGGGATCGGCCGGCTGAACCTCGAGGCCGAGTTCCCGGATGACGTACCGGTACGTCCGGGCGACCTCGTCCTTTTCGACGCGGCTGACGGCCGAGATCTCGTCGAGGCTCCGGGGGGTGCCGGCCTGGCGGGCGGCGGCGTACAGCGACGAGGTCGCGACGCCTTCGATCGACCGGCCGGGCAGCAGGTCCTCCTCGAGGGCGCGGCGGTAGATGACCGACGCGGTCTCGCGGACGTTCTCGGGAAGGCCGAGTGCGCTCGCCATCCGGTCGATCTCGCCCAGCGCCTGCTTGAGGTTACGCTCCTTGGAGTCGCGGGTGCGGAACCGCTCGTTCCAGGTGCGCAGGCGCTGCATCTTCTGGCGCTGGCGCGAACTCAGGGACTTGCCGTAGGCGTCCTTGTCCTGCCAGCCGATGTTCGTCGACAGCCCCTGGTCGTGCATCATGTTGGTCGTCGGGGCGCCGACGCGGGACTTCTCGTTCTTCTCGGCGGCGTCGAACGCGCGCCACTCGGGCCCGCGGTCGATCTCGCCCTCGTCGACGACGAGGCCGCAGTCCTCGCAGACGGTCTCGGCGTGCTCGGCGTCGGAGACGAGTCGGCCGCCGCACTCGGGACACTGCTCTCGCTCCTCCGCTTGCGAGGCCGCCTCTTCCCGCTCGCTCGAGCGTCGCTCGCCGCTCCGGGTTCGGATAGTGGAGTCTGTCATCGTGGGAAAATTCAGTCGGGGAACTGGGTGGAAAACGCTCTACTGCACCGTAATGGAGTCGGTGCACTTAAGTACTTCGATAGTATCGCGCGCGTTTTGGCGCCCAGCGCGTCGTTACGAGCGGGCCGAGAACCCGCTACGACGCCGGCGGTATCGAAACCCTTACTCTCCGGAGGCGGGTGGGCTTGCATATGAGCGACGACGCCGTCAGTCCCGAGGAGGTCCGCCACGTCGCGGAGCTGGCTCGCGTCGACCTCGCCGACGACGAGGTCGACCAGTTCACCCGGCAGTTCGCGGACATCCTCGAGTACTTCGAGACGCTCGACGAGGTACCGGAGGTCGATCGCGGGGCGGATCTCACGAACGTGATGCGCCCGGACGAGGAGCGCGACTCGCTCGACCGCGCCGAGGCGCTCCGGAACGCCCCCGAAACCGAGGACGGCTACTTCAAAGGCCCGAACGTCTCCTGATCATGTCGGCGAACATCTTCATCACCCAGGAGGAGATCGAGGGCGACGGCGACGGCCCGCTGGCCGGCAAGACGGTCGCCGTCAAGGACAACATCTCCACCGAGGGGCTGCGGACGACCTGCGGCTCGCGGATGCTCGAGGAGTACGTCCCGCCGTACGACGCGACGGTCGTCTCCCGGCTCAAGGACGCGGGGGCGACCATCGTCGG contains:
- a CDS encoding transcription initiation factor IIB, translated to MTDSTIRTRSGERRSSEREEAASQAEEREQCPECGGRLVSDAEHAETVCEDCGLVVDEGEIDRGPEWRAFDAAEKNEKSRVGAPTTNMMHDQGLSTNIGWQDKDAYGKSLSSRQRQKMQRLRTWNERFRTRDSKERNLKQALGEIDRMASALGLPENVRETASVIYRRALEEDLLPGRSIEGVATSSLYAAARQAGTPRSLDEISAVSRVEKDEVARTYRYVIRELGLEVQPADPESYVPRFASDLELSDETERRARSLLQTAKEEEVHSGKSPVGLAAAAMYAAALLTNEKVTQNDVSEVASISEVTIRNRYHELLEAEGGTPV
- the gatC gene encoding Asp-tRNA(Asn)/Glu-tRNA(Gln) amidotransferase subunit GatC; the protein is MSDDAVSPEEVRHVAELARVDLADDEVDQFTRQFADILEYFETLDEVPEVDRGADLTNVMRPDEERDSLDRAEALRNAPETEDGYFKGPNVS